In Pongo pygmaeus isolate AG05252 chromosome 13, NHGRI_mPonPyg2-v2.0_pri, whole genome shotgun sequence, one genomic interval encodes:
- the QRFP gene encoding orexigenic neuropeptide QRFP: MSPGRGPRAALPSPAPEPSDPPASPPGSSPSHTMVRPYPLVYLLFLPLGTCFPLLDRREPTNNTGGLGAGECWADLATGPRPHSVWGSSRWLRASQPQALLVIARGLQTSGREHAGCRFRFGRQDEGSEATGFLPAAGEKASGPLRNLAEELNGYSRKKGGFSFRFGRR; the protein is encoded by the exons ATGTCTCCTGGACGAGGACCCAGAGCAgctctgcccagcccagccccggAGCCCAGCGATCCACCAGCCAGCCCTCCTGGGAGCAGTCCCAGCCACACG ATGGTACGGCCTTACCCCCTGGTCTACCTCCTCTTCCTGCCGCTGGGCACCTGCTTTCCTCTACTGGACAGAAGAGAGCCCACAAACAACACGGGTGGCCTCGGAGCCGGAGAATGCTGGGCTGACCTGGCCACGGGGCCCCGACCCCACTCTGTATGGGGCTCCTCTCGGTGGCTGAGAGCTTCACAGCCACAGGCCCTGCTTGTCATAGCCAGGGGGCTGCAGACTTCGGGCAGAGAGCATGCTGGCTGCAGATTCCGCTTCGGGAGGCAGGACGAAGGCAGTGAGGCCACCGGCTTCCTCCCTGCTGCGGGGGAGAAGGCCAGCGGCCCGTTACGGAACCTGGCTGAGGAGCTCAATGGTTACAGCAGGAAGAAAGGCGGCTTCAGCTTCCGCTTCGGTCGGCGGTGA